In Saccharicrinis fermentans DSM 9555 = JCM 21142, a genomic segment contains:
- a CDS encoding SulP family inorganic anion transporter, with amino-acid sequence MNKTFSPKFFTLIKTGLNKKQITSDIMAGIVVGIVALPLAIAFAVASGVSPEKGLITAVVAGFIIAMLGGSRVQIGGPTGAFIVIVFGILQQYGINGLMISTIFAGILLIIFGLLKLGTLLKYIPQPLIVGFTSGIALVIFSTQIKDALGLNVEHVPSDFIEKWSVFFSNMHSTNFYALGITVVTILLSVYSRKIVSKVPGSFIAIIVMTVLVQLLDLPVTTIETFFGDIPNKISFALPSFQVDGLSQYIEPAITIALLGGIESLLSAVVADGMIGGKHRSNTELIAQGVANVFTPFFGGIPATGAIARTATNIKNGGRTPIAGIVHAITLLVIMLFFGKWAKLIPMSCLAGILIVVAYNMSEWRSFASILKASWFDIIILITTFLLTVLVDLTVAIEVGVVLSAILFMKRMSDIAEKKIGHGVDTDVIEDYSDIPDGVTIYEISGPLFFGTAKTYTRVIESIGLKHKILIIRMRHVSFVDQTAIHNFKSTIKTLQKSNVLIILSGVNEDVSKTFTKSDIIRKIGENNIFERFEDAVLHAKNKIS; translated from the coding sequence ATGAACAAGACATTTAGTCCTAAGTTTTTCACGTTGATTAAAACTGGACTCAACAAAAAACAGATCACATCAGATATTATGGCCGGCATCGTTGTCGGTATAGTAGCTTTGCCTTTAGCAATTGCCTTTGCGGTAGCCTCAGGTGTTTCACCGGAAAAAGGTTTAATAACAGCTGTTGTCGCCGGGTTTATCATTGCCATGTTAGGAGGTAGTCGCGTTCAGATCGGTGGACCTACCGGCGCATTTATTGTCATCGTATTTGGCATCCTTCAACAATACGGTATAAATGGATTGATGATATCCACCATTTTTGCCGGTATCCTGTTAATTATATTCGGATTACTCAAACTAGGCACCTTACTTAAATACATCCCCCAACCACTAATTGTAGGCTTTACCAGTGGTATTGCACTGGTAATATTTTCTACTCAAATTAAAGATGCATTAGGATTAAATGTTGAGCATGTACCTTCGGACTTTATCGAAAAATGGAGTGTTTTCTTTTCCAATATGCACAGCACTAATTTTTATGCTTTAGGTATTACTGTGGTCACCATTCTACTTTCTGTTTATTCCAGAAAAATAGTTTCTAAAGTACCTGGATCATTTATAGCCATCATTGTGATGACTGTTTTAGTACAGCTATTAGATCTACCTGTGACTACTATTGAGACCTTTTTTGGAGATATACCCAATAAAATATCCTTTGCCTTACCTTCGTTTCAAGTAGACGGACTTTCACAATATATTGAGCCAGCCATCACCATAGCACTATTAGGAGGTATTGAATCCTTACTGTCTGCTGTGGTTGCAGATGGTATGATTGGAGGAAAGCACCGTTCGAATACAGAATTAATCGCACAGGGCGTAGCCAACGTATTCACACCCTTCTTTGGTGGTATTCCAGCCACGGGCGCCATTGCCAGAACCGCTACCAACATAAAAAACGGAGGAAGAACACCCATTGCAGGAATCGTTCACGCCATTACACTTTTGGTCATTATGCTTTTCTTTGGAAAATGGGCGAAACTGATTCCTATGTCATGTTTGGCTGGTATTTTGATTGTCGTAGCCTATAACATGAGTGAATGGCGTTCCTTCGCATCCATCTTAAAAGCCTCTTGGTTCGACATCATCATATTGATTACCACTTTTTTACTTACAGTACTCGTGGATTTGACCGTTGCCATTGAGGTTGGCGTGGTATTATCAGCTATTTTGTTTATGAAACGAATGTCAGACATCGCAGAAAAAAAGATTGGTCATGGAGTAGATACTGATGTGATTGAAGACTATTCCGATATTCCTGATGGAGTTACTATTTACGAAATTAGCGGTCCTCTATTTTTTGGAACAGCCAAAACCTATACTCGTGTAATAGAGAGCATTGGGTTAAAACATAAAATACTCATTATTAGAATGAGACATGTGTCATTTGTTGATCAAACAGCTATCCACAATTTCAAGAGCACCATCAAGACTTTACAAAAGTCCAATGTATTAATCATACTTTCAGGTGTAAATGAAGATGTTAGCAAAACATTTACCAAAAGTGATATTATACGTAAAATTGGGGAAAATAATATATTTGAACGCTTTGAAGATGCCGTTCTTCATGCCAAAAACAAAATATCCTAA
- a CDS encoding BT_3928 family protein: MTRSLFVVSRILVGITFIFSGFVKAVDPTGSAIKFGDYLSAFGTESLMGLVMPAAFVVAALEFLTGLHLLLGIRIKTSSILALIFMTIFTPLTLFIAIKNPVTDCGCFGDALKLSNWETFFKNIILLLPTLFIFVKRKQFNEAIKNLNKLIITLFFTGAILGITYYSLQHLPIIDFRPYKIGNNINEGMQIPEGAEQPEYETTFILEKDGKQKSFTAENYPYTDTTWVFVSNDTKIIKEGYEPPIHDFVLNDLEGVDQAQNILNSEAPVLLVISSQINKGHWQNGILENIIELKQKLYEQGIHTHFLTASSDDQITKFEFDGDAGFDYLNADETMLKTVIRSNPGLVLLQKGNVMGKWHYNDLPDPASFKNPISYSLGQLIQQQNLLLLLCYALGGLIFLILFMQKK, translated from the coding sequence ATGACTAGATCTTTATTTGTTGTTAGTAGAATTTTAGTAGGTATCACCTTTATATTCTCTGGATTTGTAAAAGCAGTTGACCCAACCGGAAGTGCTATCAAATTTGGAGACTACTTAAGCGCATTTGGAACAGAAAGTTTAATGGGACTGGTAATGCCTGCCGCATTTGTAGTTGCAGCACTTGAATTTTTAACAGGATTGCACCTTCTATTGGGAATTAGAATCAAGACATCTTCGATATTGGCATTGATTTTTATGACAATTTTTACACCACTAACCCTTTTTATTGCCATTAAAAATCCGGTGACCGATTGTGGTTGTTTTGGTGACGCCCTCAAGTTGAGTAATTGGGAGACATTCTTCAAAAATATCATACTGCTTCTTCCTACTCTATTTATATTTGTCAAGCGTAAACAATTCAATGAAGCTATTAAAAATTTAAATAAACTTATTATTACCCTATTTTTTACCGGAGCCATACTGGGTATCACCTACTATAGTCTGCAACATCTACCCATCATTGATTTCAGACCTTATAAAATTGGGAATAATATAAACGAAGGAATGCAAATTCCCGAAGGTGCCGAGCAGCCAGAGTACGAAACTACATTTATTTTGGAAAAAGATGGAAAACAAAAATCTTTTACAGCTGAAAATTATCCTTATACAGATACTACTTGGGTATTCGTTAGCAATGACACAAAAATAATTAAGGAAGGCTATGAGCCACCCATACATGATTTTGTGTTGAACGATTTGGAAGGTGTTGATCAAGCACAAAATATACTAAACAGTGAAGCTCCTGTTTTACTGGTTATTTCTTCACAAATCAATAAAGGCCATTGGCAAAACGGAATATTAGAAAATATAATTGAATTAAAACAAAAATTATATGAACAGGGGATTCATACTCATTTTTTAACGGCTTCCAGTGATGACCAAATTACCAAATTTGAATTTGATGGAGACGCTGGTTTTGACTATTTAAATGCGGATGAAACCATGTTAAAAACAGTGATTCGTTCTAACCCGGGGTTGGTACTGCTCCAAAAAGGTAATGTAATGGGAAAATGGCATTATAACGATCTCCCCGACCCTGCCTCTTTTAAGAATCCTATTTCATACAGCTTAGGACAGTTGATTCAGCAGCAAAACCTATTGCTACTGTTATGCTATGCTTTGGGTGGCTTGATATTTTTAATCCTATTCATGCAAAAAAAATAA
- a CDS encoding DUF1599 domain-containing protein, protein MSQKTDQQFEHVINVCKDIFIKKMKDYGTAWRILRPSSMTDQIFIKAQRIRSIETKGVTMVDEGVRSEFIGIINYAAMAIIQLENGPSDQPEMDDNKALQLYLDNIYRAKNLMSDKNHDYDEAWRHMRISSFTDLILMKLHRTKQIEDNQGKTIISEGIDANYLDIINYAIFAMIQLDFPESQPPKE, encoded by the coding sequence ATGTCGCAAAAAACAGATCAACAGTTTGAGCATGTAATTAATGTCTGCAAAGATATCTTTATCAAAAAGATGAAGGATTACGGCACAGCATGGCGCATTCTCCGCCCTTCTTCCATGACCGATCAGATTTTCATCAAGGCTCAACGCATCAGGAGCATTGAAACCAAAGGAGTTACCATGGTGGATGAAGGGGTACGTTCTGAGTTTATCGGTATTATTAATTATGCCGCAATGGCTATCATCCAACTAGAAAACGGTCCCAGTGACCAACCCGAGATGGACGACAATAAAGCCTTACAGCTATATTTGGATAATATTTACCGAGCCAAAAATCTCATGTCGGACAAAAATCATGATTATGATGAGGCATGGCGACATATGCGTATCAGCTCATTCACGGATTTGATATTAATGAAACTTCACCGTACCAAGCAGATTGAAGATAACCAAGGAAAAACAATTATCTCGGAAGGTATTGATGCAAATTATTTGGATATCATCAACTACGCCATATTTGCAATGATTCAACTTGACTTTCCAGAATCACAACCGCCAAAAGAATAA
- a CDS encoding metallophosphoesterase yields MNKNMRFLIFFGIILGIHFLVNFYIYKRGVQGLGAMPQLLPYLRGIMLFLTLAYPAGRFLEKIWYSPISSFIHWSGAFWFAGMLYFVLIIFTLDLFRWSNMLFHFMPDKLSSNYTHIKLITTYVASALVVVTVLLGHINAWTPKIVKKTIHIHKAGGERKTLKIVAASDIHLGTIIGPRKTAKLVNTINSLKPDIILFAGDVVDEDVKPVIEQNLGKNLLHLKAPLGVYASTGNHEYIGGAEEAVQYLESHGINILRDETVFLDSCFYLVGREDKEKTSFTSVPRKTVRELLSPLDKQKPIILLDHQPFHLELAQEAGVDLQISGHTHHGQLWPLGYITQKIFEVSRGYKQKGNTHFYVSTGYGTWGPPVRIGNRPEILAFTLEFE; encoded by the coding sequence ATGAATAAGAATATGCGTTTTTTAATCTTCTTTGGAATAATATTGGGAATTCATTTTTTGGTCAACTTTTATATATACAAAAGAGGCGTTCAGGGATTAGGGGCAATGCCCCAACTCCTTCCCTATTTACGAGGAATCATGTTATTCCTCACACTAGCCTATCCCGCTGGTCGTTTCTTAGAAAAAATATGGTATTCTCCCATTTCTTCCTTTATTCATTGGAGTGGCGCCTTTTGGTTTGCCGGAATGCTCTATTTTGTCTTAATTATTTTTACCCTGGACTTATTTAGATGGAGTAATATGTTGTTTCATTTTATGCCTGACAAGCTAAGCAGTAATTATACCCACATAAAACTCATCACCACCTATGTCGCAAGTGCCTTGGTGGTGGTGACTGTTTTACTGGGACATATAAACGCATGGACACCTAAAATTGTAAAAAAAACAATTCACATACACAAAGCGGGAGGTGAGCGAAAAACACTTAAGATCGTAGCTGCATCGGACATTCACTTAGGAACCATCATTGGCCCAAGAAAAACGGCTAAATTAGTAAACACCATCAATTCATTAAAGCCCGACATTATTTTGTTTGCAGGAGATGTGGTCGATGAAGATGTCAAACCTGTTATTGAGCAAAACTTAGGTAAAAACCTATTACACCTAAAAGCTCCATTGGGTGTATATGCTTCTACCGGAAACCATGAATATATTGGTGGAGCAGAAGAAGCCGTTCAATATCTTGAAAGTCATGGTATAAACATACTTCGAGATGAAACCGTCTTTTTAGATAGCTGCTTTTACCTGGTAGGTAGAGAGGATAAAGAAAAAACCTCATTCACCAGTGTACCCCGAAAAACCGTTCGCGAATTACTATCTCCTCTTGACAAGCAAAAACCAATCATATTACTTGATCATCAACCATTCCATCTGGAGTTGGCCCAAGAAGCCGGTGTAGACTTACAAATCAGCGGCCACACACATCATGGTCAATTATGGCCCTTAGGTTATATTACGCAAAAAATATTTGAAGTTAGCCGAGGTTATAAACAAAAGGGAAATACACATTTTTATGTAAGCACAGGTTATGGTACCTGGGGGCCTCCGGTACGCATAGGAAATAGACCTGAAATATTAGCCTTTACGTTGGAGTTCGAATAA
- a CDS encoding YihY/virulence factor BrkB family protein, whose protein sequence is MKEYFSKMIKYLTEDMWRIQKVELSRPHLIIVNILRILYLAVKGFIYDKCQQKASALTFYSLMSVVPMVAMLYGIALGFGFDKTLENELAKRMAGQQEVLQYILELAEMYIKSTKSGLIIGVGLVILFWSVMQMLGNIEQSFNDIWEVKRSRNFARKFTDYISLMIVALLFLVSSSSMVVFVSAKFNDYAALSYVGKLVSSILPYLLICIVFTMLILIMPNTKVNFLSALVGGVVAGVLFQILQFYFINFMVGVSRYNAIYGSFAALPLFLFWMQASWLIVMFGAEVSFAVQNVSSFEFEADTKNVSVEYKRVIALLLTYNIIKRFENGEKPMIPLELSKELKIPIRLINEILFTLVKCEVLVEVNNDSGTVTAYQPALDIHKLKVSTVLDMLETYGTDNLHFEETESLSKVKAVVQEFKALRLKAQSNVLLKDL, encoded by the coding sequence ATGAAGGAGTACTTCTCGAAGATGATAAAATACCTCACGGAAGATATGTGGAGGATTCAGAAGGTAGAGTTGTCTCGACCTCATTTAATCATCGTAAATATTCTAAGAATCCTGTACTTGGCCGTAAAAGGTTTTATCTATGATAAGTGCCAGCAAAAGGCTTCTGCTTTAACATTTTATTCTTTGATGTCGGTGGTACCAATGGTAGCTATGCTATATGGTATTGCCCTTGGTTTTGGATTTGATAAAACTTTAGAAAATGAATTGGCCAAAAGAATGGCTGGCCAACAAGAAGTTTTACAATACATCTTAGAGCTGGCTGAAATGTATATTAAGAGCACCAAAAGTGGTTTAATTATTGGCGTGGGTTTGGTGATATTGTTTTGGTCTGTGATGCAAATGTTGGGTAATATTGAACAAAGTTTTAATGATATATGGGAAGTGAAGCGATCTCGTAATTTTGCACGTAAGTTTACCGATTACATCTCGCTGATGATTGTGGCCTTGTTATTTTTGGTGTCCAGCAGTAGTATGGTTGTGTTTGTTTCAGCCAAATTTAATGATTACGCCGCCTTAAGTTATGTGGGGAAGTTGGTGTCTTCTATCTTACCTTATTTACTGATTTGTATTGTGTTTACCATGCTTATTTTGATTATGCCCAATACAAAAGTTAATTTTCTTTCTGCACTGGTGGGGGGAGTTGTTGCGGGGGTATTGTTCCAAATACTGCAATTTTATTTTATCAACTTCATGGTTGGAGTATCGAGGTACAACGCGATTTATGGTAGTTTTGCTGCTTTACCTTTATTCTTGTTTTGGATGCAAGCAAGCTGGTTAATTGTGATGTTTGGGGCAGAGGTGTCCTTTGCCGTTCAAAATGTAAGTAGCTTTGAGTTTGAGGCGGATACAAAAAACGTGAGTGTGGAGTACAAGAGAGTCATTGCTTTGTTGCTCACTTACAATATTATTAAACGTTTTGAAAATGGTGAAAAACCTATGATTCCATTGGAATTGTCGAAGGAGTTAAAAATACCTATCCGTTTGATCAATGAAATTTTATTTACTTTGGTAAAATGTGAAGTGTTGGTAGAGGTAAATAATGACTCGGGAACGGTTACTGCTTATCAACCTGCATTGGATATTCATAAGTTAAAGGTATCTACGGTATTGGATATGCTGGAAACTTATGGTACTGATAACCTTCATTTCGAAGAAACAGAAAGCCTTTCTAAGGTTAAAGCGGTGGTGCAGGAATTTAAAGCACTCCGATTGAAAGCTCAAAGTAATGTGCTATTAAAGGATTTGTAG
- a CDS encoding OmpA family protein, which yields MKNVARYIIFSLVLLVGMQTLDAQGKNISKGDKLYKKGEYYLALMSYNKAKEEGENISKAVTTKIANCYFQLNDIDNAFVSFNEVEDELKGQDLLTYAKTLHKTVGGYEMALAVYERAKSEAVGVNVEEINDLIESCKWALEHNQVNQNVRVIPSAVYTGGQSFGTVYYKDGVVYSSAPQDNGSSKVDKTGKVFLDLYYSDLVNDEIQNGHLLSEKLQFQYHIGAISFTSDYSIMYFTLSVRVKNDTRLKIFEVKHDGDDWGKSVELPFNSDEYDCAMPAVSPDDKFLYFVSNKKGGEGGKDIYRVERLRGGKYGAMRNIGPAINTFGDEQFPSFSKDNEFYFSSDGHMGYGGLDIYKAEYKDGKWTNPQNLLQPFNSSKDDFSYTINPNNPNRGFLSSNRRGANDDIFYVEILGKETPKHEAPIVKEEVTEPQVGDVIDITALPEVKPEPEIKPEPQIEPEPEVKEAPVDLSIFPSALATKIKSTFNNEMAAGVKVEILDDVTGKKVASAVSDANGNFNILIPDEFKKEGQEFELVFSKEGEYNSKRMIVNIMEIKDINDKGISMTPVFNDNVLDDISGMILYYNGNELLEESKKTLDRLATYLQSNPQIVVKLNTHSDARGSKLDNLMKTQKMGEKVEGLLQAKGVDEDSTIPRGYGERYIVNRCKRGILCSEEEQQKNKRIEVVVWKVKK from the coding sequence ATGAAGAATGTTGCCCGTTATATAATTTTTTCACTTGTGCTGTTGGTTGGTATGCAGACATTAGATGCGCAAGGAAAAAATATTTCAAAAGGAGATAAACTATACAAAAAAGGAGAGTATTATCTTGCGTTAATGTCTTATAATAAAGCGAAAGAGGAAGGAGAAAATATCAGTAAGGCCGTAACTACAAAAATAGCCAACTGTTATTTTCAGTTGAATGACATTGATAATGCCTTTGTAAGTTTTAATGAGGTGGAAGATGAACTGAAGGGACAGGACTTGTTAACCTATGCGAAAACATTACATAAAACGGTAGGTGGTTACGAAATGGCTTTGGCTGTTTATGAAAGAGCAAAGTCGGAGGCTGTGGGTGTCAATGTGGAAGAGATTAATGATTTAATTGAATCTTGTAAATGGGCTCTGGAACATAACCAGGTGAATCAAAATGTGCGGGTTATCCCTTCTGCTGTGTATACGGGAGGACAGTCTTTTGGTACTGTCTATTATAAGGATGGTGTTGTGTACTCATCTGCACCTCAGGATAATGGTAGTAGTAAAGTAGATAAAACAGGTAAGGTTTTTTTGGATCTGTATTATAGTGATTTGGTAAATGATGAAATACAGAACGGTCATTTGTTATCCGAAAAATTGCAGTTTCAATACCATATTGGAGCTATCTCTTTTACTTCGGACTATAGTATTATGTATTTTACTTTATCGGTGAGGGTTAAGAATGATACCAGACTAAAAATATTTGAAGTTAAACATGATGGTGATGATTGGGGTAAGTCTGTTGAACTTCCGTTTAATAGTGATGAGTATGATTGTGCCATGCCTGCAGTTTCTCCCGATGATAAGTTTTTGTATTTTGTGTCTAATAAAAAAGGTGGCGAGGGAGGTAAAGATATTTATAGAGTGGAACGTCTTCGTGGTGGTAAATATGGAGCAATGAGAAATATTGGCCCGGCCATTAATACTTTTGGGGATGAGCAGTTTCCTTCTTTCAGTAAAGATAATGAGTTTTATTTTTCTTCGGATGGACACATGGGGTATGGAGGTCTAGACATTTATAAGGCCGAATATAAGGATGGTAAATGGACGAATCCTCAAAACCTGTTACAGCCTTTTAACTCTTCTAAAGATGACTTTTCCTATACAATCAACCCCAATAATCCTAATCGCGGTTTTTTATCGAGTAACAGAAGGGGCGCCAATGATGATATATTCTATGTTGAAATACTTGGAAAAGAAACACCGAAACATGAAGCTCCTATTGTTAAGGAAGAGGTGACAGAACCTCAGGTGGGTGATGTTATTGATATAACAGCATTACCCGAAGTGAAACCGGAACCAGAAATTAAACCGGAACCTCAAATAGAACCGGAACCAGAAGTCAAGGAAGCGCCTGTGGATCTTTCGATATTTCCATCAGCTTTGGCTACCAAAATTAAATCTACTTTTAATAATGAGATGGCTGCTGGAGTTAAGGTGGAGATCCTTGATGACGTTACAGGTAAGAAGGTTGCAAGCGCTGTTTCGGATGCCAATGGTAATTTCAATATCCTTATTCCTGATGAATTTAAAAAAGAAGGACAGGAGTTTGAATTAGTATTTTCAAAGGAAGGGGAGTATAATTCAAAACGAATGATTGTTAATATTATGGAAATCAAAGATATTAACGATAAAGGTATATCTATGACGCCTGTTTTTAATGATAATGTGCTGGATGATATCAGTGGAATGATTTTGTATTACAATGGTAACGAATTATTGGAAGAAAGTAAGAAAACCTTAGATAGATTGGCCACTTACTTACAAAGCAATCCTCAAATAGTTGTGAAATTAAATACACATTCTGATGCACGGGGTAGTAAATTGGATAACCTTATGAAAACCCAAAAAATGGGTGAAAAGGTTGAAGGTTTGCTACAAGCGAAAGGTGTGGATGAAGACTCTACCATTCCAAGAGGCTATGGAGAACGGTATATAGTTAATAGGTGCAAAAGAGGTATTCTTTGTAGCGAAGAAGAACAACAGAAGAATAAAAGAATTGAAGTGGTAGTTTGGAAGGTTAAAAAATAA
- the tpiA gene encoding triose-phosphate isomerase, translating into MRQNIVAGNWKMNKTLQEGVKLATELNDILASKKANCGVVVGVPATHITEVVKAVDTEKIGVAAQNCADHESGAYTGEISASMVKSTGAAYVILGHSERREYYGETNETLKVKTDLALANGLAPIFCIGEVLEEREANKQNEVVKSQIEEALFHLSAEDFAKIVLAYEPVWAIGTGKVASPEQAQEIHAYIRSVVADKFGAEVADNTTILYGGSCKPSNAKELFAKPDVDGGLIGGASLKAEDFAGIIDAF; encoded by the coding sequence ATGAGACAAAACATTGTTGCAGGTAACTGGAAAATGAACAAAACCCTTCAAGAGGGTGTAAAATTAGCAACTGAATTAAACGACATTTTAGCTTCAAAGAAAGCCAATTGTGGTGTTGTGGTAGGTGTACCTGCTACTCATATCACAGAGGTGGTTAAAGCAGTGGATACCGAAAAAATTGGTGTTGCTGCTCAAAACTGTGCAGACCACGAATCAGGTGCATACACAGGAGAGATTTCTGCTTCTATGGTAAAATCTACAGGTGCTGCTTATGTAATTCTTGGTCACTCAGAAAGAAGAGAGTATTATGGAGAAACCAATGAAACATTAAAAGTAAAAACAGATTTGGCCTTGGCCAACGGTTTGGCTCCTATTTTCTGTATTGGCGAAGTATTGGAAGAAAGAGAAGCAAACAAACAAAACGAAGTGGTAAAAAGCCAAATCGAAGAAGCTTTATTTCATCTTTCAGCTGAAGATTTTGCAAAAATAGTATTGGCATACGAACCTGTTTGGGCCATCGGAACTGGTAAGGTTGCTTCTCCTGAACAAGCGCAAGAAATTCACGCATATATTCGTTCTGTTGTAGCTGACAAATTCGGTGCTGAAGTAGCTGACAATACAACCATCCTTTATGGAGGAAGCTGTAAACCAAGTAACGCAAAAGAATTATTTGCCAAGCCTGATGTTGACGGCGGTTTGATCGGTGGTGCTTCACTGAAAGCTGAAGACTTTGCTGGCATTATTGATGCTTTTTAA
- a CDS encoding PorP/SprF family type IX secretion system membrane protein: MQLKRIIISVVLVITTCFVHGQDMVQYNHYIANQGLLNPAYNGTRDVISGLLIHRSQWVGVEGAPMNQSLNVHGPIEDTNLGVGLSITNDAIGFTNNFDAFASASYKLMMDRRKFISFGLQLGVSSYVYDGNKAITEQYGDPLFSGKESKIGLNVGFGTYLYGEDYFAGFSVPRMFSNNFDEAGDVYKNTLDFKNMHMYLYGGYVIDWSDVKIKPTLLFREVYGAPLQFDVSANVLLAETLWLGVSYRSVSEMVFLSEYIINRQFTVRYSFDYALNNLNTYAKYGSHEISLQFDFTFNRRAGMRSIRYF, from the coding sequence ATGCAATTGAAAAGAATAATTATAAGCGTGGTGCTTGTTATAACGACATGTTTTGTCCACGGGCAAGACATGGTTCAATATAATCATTATATAGCCAATCAGGGCTTGTTGAACCCGGCTTATAATGGTACACGTGATGTCATCAGTGGTTTGCTGATTCATCGTAGCCAGTGGGTTGGTGTTGAAGGTGCTCCTATGAACCAATCATTAAATGTACATGGTCCCATCGAAGATACGAATTTGGGGGTGGGATTAAGTATAACCAATGATGCTATCGGTTTTACAAATAACTTTGATGCTTTTGCATCTGCTTCCTATAAGTTAATGATGGATAGACGTAAATTTATTTCATTTGGTCTGCAATTAGGGGTAAGTTCATATGTCTATGACGGGAATAAAGCGATTACAGAGCAATATGGTGATCCGCTTTTTAGTGGGAAGGAATCTAAAATTGGTCTTAACGTAGGCTTTGGTACCTATTTATACGGTGAAGATTATTTTGCGGGTTTTTCTGTGCCCCGAATGTTTTCTAATAATTTTGATGAAGCAGGTGATGTATATAAAAATACGCTAGATTTTAAGAATATGCACATGTACTTGTATGGTGGCTATGTTATTGATTGGAGCGACGTGAAAATTAAACCTACCCTGTTGTTTCGTGAGGTGTACGGTGCTCCTTTGCAATTTGATGTTTCGGCAAATGTTCTTTTGGCGGAAACTTTGTGGTTAGGGGTATCGTACCGTTCTGTATCAGAAATGGTTTTCTTGTCTGAATATATTATTAATCGTCAGTTTACGGTGCGCTATTCCTTCGATTATGCGCTTAATAATTTGAATACATATGCGAAATATGGATCTCATGAGATAAGTCTACAATTCGACTTTACCTTTAACCGGAGAGCCGGAATGCGATCAATTAGGTATTTTTAG
- a CDS encoding SPOR domain-containing protein, producing the protein MTKYILSFLLIIGLSGVHAQSKKDKLGALRTSKKIVSVSSIPGKDDFAVQIIALRLPAGEPGFFKNIEQAREFKCVDGFVRYTVGSYPNYEEAKKEVLYYKDLGYVQAFVVNTALYNLRTSAKRRGFVPDPNKRYTIQLSAFRFPVYLSHFKGIDHVKEFYLKDRIYRYTVGDYSYEDAEKALKAIKDKGYPKAFVTELDAYLPFQIE; encoded by the coding sequence ATGACTAAATATATTTTATCCTTTTTATTGATTATTGGCCTTTCTGGGGTACATGCACAATCAAAAAAAGATAAATTAGGGGCGTTACGGACATCAAAAAAAATCGTAAGTGTTTCATCTATTCCTGGAAAGGATGATTTTGCGGTGCAAATTATTGCCTTACGTTTGCCTGCAGGTGAACCTGGTTTTTTTAAAAATATTGAGCAGGCCCGAGAATTTAAATGTGTAGATGGTTTTGTACGATATACAGTAGGTAGTTATCCAAATTATGAGGAGGCTAAGAAAGAAGTGTTATACTATAAAGATCTGGGGTATGTACAAGCTTTTGTAGTTAATACGGCTTTATATAATTTAAGGACTAGCGCTAAACGTCGTGGCTTTGTACCGGATCCGAATAAAAGATATACCATACAGTTGAGTGCCTTTAGGTTTCCTGTTTATTTAAGCCATTTTAAAGGTATTGATCATGTTAAGGAGTTTTACTTGAAAGATCGTATTTATCGTTATACTGTTGGGGATTACTCTTATGAGGATGCAGAAAAAGCGTTAAAGGCTATCAAAGATAAAGGGTATCCTAAAGCCTTTGTGACAGAGTTGGATGCGTATTTACCCTTTCAAATAGAATAG